The Oncorhynchus kisutch isolate 150728-3 linkage group LG14, Okis_V2, whole genome shotgun sequence genomic sequence ctagctaattgTTATGACCGTATGACTGCTGTAGGATGTTCTTATGACCGTTTGACTACTGTAGGCTATTGTTATGGCCGTATGACTGCTCTAGGCTGTTGATATGGCCGTATGACTGCTGTAGGCTGTTGATATGGCCGTATGACTGCTGTAGGCTATTGTTATGACTGCTGTAGGCTGTTGTTATGGCCGTATGACTGCTGTAGGATGTTGTTATGGCCGTGTGACTGCTGTAGGCTATTGTTATGGCCGTATGACTACTGTAGACTATTGTTATGACCGTATGACTGCAGTAGGCAGTTGTTATGGCCGTATGACTGCTGTAGGATGTTGTTATGACCGTATGACTGCTGTAGGCTGTTGTTATGACCGTATGACTGCTGTAGGCTGTTGTTATGGCTGTATGACTACTGTAGGCTATTGTTATGACTACTGTAGGCTATTGTTATGGTCGTATGGCTGCTGTAGGCTGTTGTTATGACTACTGTAGACTATTGTTATGGCCGTATTACTGCTGTAGGCTGTTGTTATGACTACTGTAGACTATTGTTATGGCCGTATGACTGCTGTAGGCTGTTGTTATGACCGTATGACTACTGTAGACTATTGTTATGACCGTATGACTACTGTAGGCTGTTGTTATGACCGTATGACTGCTGTAGGCTATTGTTATGACCGTATGACTGCTGTAGGCTGTTGTTATGACCGTATGACTGCTGTAGGATGTTGTTATGACCGTATGACTACTGTAGACTGTTGTTGTGACCGTATGACTGCTGTAGGCTGTCGTTATGGCCGTATGACTGCTGTAGGCTATTGTTATGACCGTATGACTGCTGTAGGATGTTGTTATGACCCTATGACTACTGTAGACTTGGCCATATGACTACTGTAGGCTGTTGTTGTGACTGCTGTAGGCTGTTGTTATGACCGTATGACTGCTGTAGGCTGTTGTTATGACCGTATGACTGCTGTAGGATGTTGTTATGGCCGTATGACTACTGTAGGATGTTGTTATGGCCGTATGACTGCTGTAGGCTGTTGATATGACCGTATGACTGCTGTAGGCTGTTGATGTGACTGCTGTAGGCTGTTGTTATGACCGTATGACTGCTGTAGGATGTTGTTATGGCCGCATGACTGCTGTAGGATGTTGTTATGGCCGTATGACTACTGTAGGCTATTGTTATGACCGTATGACTGCTGTAGGATGTTATTATGGCCGTATGACTGCTGTAGGCTGTCGTTATGACCGTATGACTGCTGTAGGATGTTATTATGGCCGTATGACTGCTGTAGGCTGTCGTTATGACCGTATGACTACTGTAGACTGTTGTTATGGCCGTATGGCTGCTGTAGGATGTTGTGATATGTGAGAAGCGGACATAAACCACTCATAAATGTTTCAGCTCAAATCCAGAGCATGAAAAATGCTGTCCCCAAAAATGACAAGAAGAGGCGTAAACAGCTGACTGAGGACATTGTGAAGCTGGAGGCTGAGCTGAATCAGAAACACAACGAGGAGCTCCAACAACTGGACTCATCAGGAGAGAAGACGGTAACTGTTGTCTACATATCAGCCATACTGATGACCAATCAAATCTGTTGTCTACATATCAGCCATACTGATGACCAATCAAATCTGTTGTCTACATATCAGCCATACTGATGACCAATCAAATCTGTTGTCTACATATCAGCCATACTGATGACCAATCAAATCTGTTGTCTACATATCAGCCATACTGATGACCAATCAAATCTGTTGTCTACATATCAGCCATACTGATGACCAATCAAATCTGTTGTCTACATATCAGCCATACTGATGACCAATCAAATCTGTTGTCGACATATCAGCCATACTGATGACCAATCAAATCTGTTGTCTACATATCAGCCATACTGATGACCAATCAAATCTGTTGTCTACATATCAGCCATACTGATGACCAATCAAATCTGTTGTCTACATATCAGCCATACTGATGACCAATCAAATCTGTTGTCTACATATCAGCCATACTGATGACCAATCAAATCTGTTGTCTACATATCAGCCATACTGATGACCAATCAAATCTGTTGTCTACATATCAGCCATACTGATGACCAATCAAATCTGTTGTCTACATATCAGCCATACTGATGACCAATCAAATCTGTTGTCGACATATCAGCCATACTGATGACCAATCAAATCTGTTGTCTACATATCAGCCATACTGATGACCAATCAAATCTGTTGTCTACATATCAGCCATACTGATGACCAATCAAATCTGTTGTCTACATATCAGCCATACTGATGACCAATCAAATCTGTTGTCGACATATCATATCATTACGTTCGTTACAACCTAAACATCATCAAACGTCTATTCAATCAAATAAGCCACACGTAGCAAATTATCAATTCAATTTTATGTTGACCAAATTCATCACTCTCTTATTGACCTGCATTCAAAAAATATCCAATTCCACTGGTTAACGCTGTATTTTCGCCGGACAGATTTTTGCCGAGCGGTCAAATCTCTcgtttcacctcttcctctctggtattACTGCCCCCCCCCATTTGCAAGacattccaaaaaaactacttccAATAAAAAAACTCATAGAAATAAAAactcataatatatatataataacacaACACTATAATAACCTTTCTGTGACCCTTCTCCCTGATAACCTTTCTGTGACCCTTCTCCCTGTTAACCTTTCTGTGACCCTTCTCCCTGATAACCTTTCTGTGACCCTTCTCCCTGATAACCTTTCTGTGACCCTTCTCCCTGATAACCTTTCTGTAACCCTTCTCCCTGATAACCTTTCTGTGACCCTTCTCCCTGATAACCTTTCTGTGACCCCACACCCTCCCTGATAACCTTGCTGTGACCCCACACCCTCCCTGATAACCTTGCTGTGACCCTTCTCCCTGATAACCTTGCTGTGACCCTTCTCCCTGATAACCTTTCTGTGACCCTTCTCCCTGATAACCTTTCTGTGACCCCACACCCTCCCTGATAACCTTTCTGTGACCCCACACCCTCCCTGATAACCTTGCTGTGACCCCACACCCTCCCTGATAACCTTGCTGTTACCCCCACACCCTCCCTGATAACCTTTCTGTGACCCCACTCCCTCCCTGATAACCTTGCTGTGACCCCCTACCCTCCCTGATAACCTTTCTGTGACCCCACACCCCGATAACCTTGCTGTGACCCCACACCCCGATAACCTTGCCGTGACCCCACACCCTCCCTGATAACCTTGCTGTGACCCCACACCCCGATAACCTTGCTGTGACCCCACACCCTGATAACCTTGCTGTGACCCCACACCCTCCCTGATAACCTTGCTGTGACCCCACACCCTCCCTGATAACCTTGCTGTGACCCCACACCCTCCCTGATAACCTTGCTGTGACCCCACACCCTCCCTGATAACCTTGCTGTGACCCTTCTCCCTGATAACCTTGCCGTGACCCCACACCCTCCCTGATAACCTTGCCATGACCCCACACCCTCCCTGATAACCTTGCCATGACCCCACACCCTCCCTGATAACCTTGCTGTGACCCCACACCCTCCCTGATAACCTTGCTGTGACCCCACACCCTCCCTGATAACCTTGCTGTTACCCCCACACCCTCCCTGATAACCTTTCTGTGACCCCACTCCCTCCCTGATAACCTTGCTGTGACCTCCTACCCTCCCTGATAACCTTGCTGTGACCCCACACCCCGATAACCTTGCTGTGACCCCACACCCCGATAACCTTGCCGTGACCCCACACCCTCCCTGATAACCTTGCTGTGACCCCACACCCCGATAACCTTGCTGTGACCCCACACCCTGATAACCTTGCTGTGACCCCACACCCTCCCTGATAACCTTGCTGTGACCCCACACCCTCCCTGATAACCTTGCCGTGACCCCCACACCCTCCCTGATAACCTTGCCGTGACCCCACACCCTCCCTGATAACCTTGCTGTGACCCCACACCCCGATAACCTTGCCGTGACCCCACACCCTCCCTGATAACCTTGCTGTGACCCCACACCCCGATAACCTTGCTGTGACCCCAGACCCTATTAACCTTGCTGTGACCCCACACCCTCCCTGATAACCTTGCTGTGACCCCACACCCTCCCTGATAACCTTGCTGTGACCCCACACCCTGATAACCTTGATGTGACCCCACACCCTCCCTGATAACCTTGCTGTGACCCCACACCCTCCCTGATAACCTtgctgtgaccccactccctcCCTGATAACCTTGCCGTGACCCCACACCCCGATAACCTTGCTGTGACCCCACACCCCGATAACCTTGCTGTGACCCCACACCCCGATAACCTTGCCGTGACCCCACACCCTCCCTGATAACCTTGCTGTGACCCCACACCCCGATAACCTTTCTGTGACCCCACACCCTGATAACCTTGCTGTGACCCCACACCCTCCCTGATAACCTTTCTGTGACCCCACACCCCGATAACCTTGCTGTGACCCCACACCCCGATAACCTTGCCGTGACCCCACACCCTCCCTGATAACCTTGCTGTGACCCCACACCCCGATAACCTTGCTGTGACCCCACACCCTGATAACCTTGCTGTGACCCCACACCCTCCCTGATAACCTTGCTGTGACCCCACACCCTCCCTGATAACCTTGCTGTGACCCCACACCCTCCCTGATAACCTTGCTGTGACCCCACACCCTCCCTGATAACCTTGCTGTGACCCTTCTCCCTGATAACCTTGCCGTGACCCCACACCCTCCCTGATAACCTTGCCATGACCCCCACACCCTCCCTGATAACCTTGCCATGACCCCACACCCTCCCTGATAACCTTGCTGTGACCCCACACCCTCCCTGATAACCTTGCTGTGACCCCACACCCTCCCTGATAACCTTGCTGTTACCCCCACACCCTCCCTGATAACCTTTCTGTGACCCCACTCCCTCCCTGATAACCTTGCTGTGACCTCCTACCCTCCCTGATAACCTTGCTGTGACCCCACACCCCGATAACCTTGCTGTGACCCCACACCCCGATAACCTTGCCGTGACCCCACACCCTCCCTGATAACCTTGCTGTGACCCCACACCCCGATAACCTTGCTGTGACCCCACACCCTGATAACCTTGCTGTGACCCCACACCCTCCCTGATAACCTTGCTGTGACCCCACACCCTCCCTGATAACCTTGCCGTGACCCCACACCCTCCCTGATAACCTTGCCGTGACCCCACACCCTCCCTGATAACCTTGCTGTGACCCCACACCCCGATAACCTTGCCGTGACCCCACACCCTCCCTGATAACCTTGCTGTGACCCCACACCCCGATAACCTTGCTGTGACCCCAGACCCTATTAACCTTGCTGTGACCCCACACCCTCCCTGATAACCTTGCTGTGACCCCACACCCTCCCTGATAACCTTGCTGTGACCCCACACCCTGATAACCTTGATGTGACCCCACACCCTCCCTGATAACCTTGCTGTGACCCCACACCCTCCCTGATAACCTtgctgtgaccccactccctcCCTGATAACCTTGCCGTGACCCCACACCCCGATAACCTTGCTGTGACCCCACACCCCGATAACCTTGCTGTGACCCCACACCCCGATAACCTTGCCGTGACCCCACACCCTCCCTGATAACCTTGCTGTGACCCCACACCCCGATAACCTTTCTGTGACCCCACACCCTGATAACCTTGCTGTGACCCCACACCCTCCCTGATAACCTTGCTGTGACCCCACACCCTCCCTGATAACCTTGCTGTGACCCCACACCCTCCCTGATAACCTCGCTGTGACCCCACACCCTCCCTGATAACCCTGCTGTGACCCCACACCCCGATAACCTTGCTGTGACCCCAGTCCCTCCCTGATAACCTtgctgtgaccccactccctccctgataaccttgctgtgaccccacaccctccctgataaccttgctgtgaccccactccctccctgataaccttgctgtgaccccacaccccgataaccttgctgtgaccccattccctccctgataaccttgctgtgaccccattccctccctgataaccttgctgtgaccccactccctcCCTGATAACCTTGCTGTGACCCCACACCCTCCCTGATAACCTTGATGTGACCCCACACCCTCCCTGATAACCTCGCTGTGACCCCACACCCTCCCTGATAACCTTTCTGTGACCCCACACCCCGATAACCTTGCTGTGACCCCACACCCCGATAACCTTGCTGTGACCCCACACCCACCCCGATAACCTTGCTGTGACCCCACACCCTCCCTGATAACCTTTCTGTGACCCCACACCCTCCCCGATAACCTTGCTGTGACCCCACACCCTCCCTGATAACCTTGCTGTGACCCACACCCTCCCTGATAACCTTGCTGTGAACCCACTCCCTCCCTGATAACCTTGCTGTGACCCCACACCCTCCCTGATAACCTTGCTGTGACCCCACACCCTCCCTGATAACCTTGCTGTGACCCCATTCCCTCCCTGATAACCTTGCTGTGACCCCACACCCTCCCTGATAACCTTGCTGTGACCCCACAAGTGTCTTAACAGGGcaaatataagcacccccaaAATGATTAATTATAATTATAACATGttcgtgtctgtgtgtgaataTCATGTTATTTTTTTACCTGATATTTTATTTCATGGAATCATCATTGTCATCACCGGCCACAACCTTCAATTGTAGATAATCGCACACATAAATAACTTGTTGTGTTTTAATAACAGAAATATATGTAAACCTCCTTCTCTAAGGTGGACGAGGTTGTGAATGGAGTAGAGTCCCTGGCtttggaaggagaggaggagcagaaagATGCCAAACAAGGGGGAGGTCCATCCAAGGCACAGAAGAGGCGGGTGAGCGCTACAGCATTGTGCCAGTACATCTTTACGTATTACCATTCAATAAGCCCTAAAGTCCTGCTGTTTTTTGTCAAATTCTCTCATTTACCAGGTGCAATAAGATGAGATTCATGTCATCCTTAATTTAGTTTCCCATTGGAGTTCAACTCCCATGTATGTCCTCCTTGCGCTCTCTGAACCCTCCCAGGACAAGAAGGCAGCtgcggagaaggagagagagcgtcGTATAGCGGAGGCTGAGGTGGAGAACCTGTCTGGGCTGCGACACCAGGAGGGACTGAAGTTGTCCCAGAAACTGGTGGAACGCCAGCTGCAGATCAGGGAGATTTCCTCAGGTAGTACCCGAGGGGGGGGTGTAGTACTcgcaggggggggggtgtaggacccgcagggggggggggggggggtcgggttGTGAGCATAAAGACTCCATTTCATTCCCTGCAAGTTAATGCTAAGGAAACCCTCCCTCAGATGGTCACTGTATGTACCGCGCTGTGGAGGACCAGTTGGGGCAGCATGGCTTAGGTCTGACCCTGAAGGACCTCCGGGCCCAAACCGCTCAGCACATGAGGAGCCACACAGACGACTTCCTTCCCTTCCTCACCAACACCAACACAGGGGACATGTACACGCCTGGTGAGGACGAACTGTTCTGTTCACTACGGGGACGGTTTAGTTAGACATTAAAGGGTGGTTTCCTCAGACACAGAGTAAGCCTTGTCGAGAACTAAAACACACGATCAGGGACAAGAACCTTTTATTGAAATAGCTTTTCAGTTCAGGACATAACTTAATGTGTGTCTGGAAAACCgtgtttgatgttgttgttgaggtTTTGAACCAAACTAGAACATTTAATATATGCTTTGGATTTTTGTAATCCGGCAAAAGCATTAttttggaggaaggattgtttTTTGGACATTTTGTATCTtaaagcataattgagaaataattcATTGAAGTTGTGATATTTGGTGCATTTTTGGCCTTACCCAGGCTATAATGTTTCATCTATAGATGCTACAAAGCAACAGTTGTCATgagggggcggcagcgtagcctagtggttagagtgt encodes the following:
- the otud6b gene encoding deubiquitinase OTUD6B isoform X1, with the protein product MEDVTIETAEEILAKQHRKEKKDLQAQIQSMKNAVPKNDKKRRKQLTEDIVKLEAELNQKHNEELQQLDSSGEKTVDEVVNGVESLALEGEEEQKDAKQGGGPSKAQKRRDKKAAAEKERERRIAEAEVENLSGLRHQEGLKLSQKLVERQLQIREISSDGHCMYRAVEDQLGQHGLGLTLKDLRAQTAQHMRSHTDDFLPFLTNTNTGDMYTPDEFDKYCSDVADTAAWGGQLELRALTQVLQRPIEVLQADSPAIMIGEEFDKSPITLIYMRHAYGLGEHYNSVEGMKDPATQEET
- the otud6b gene encoding deubiquitinase OTUD6B isoform X2, with protein sequence MEDVTIETAEEILAKQHRKEKKDLQAQIQSMKNAVPKNDKKRRKQLTEDIVKLEAELNQKHNEELQQLDSSGEKTVDEVVNGVESLALEGEEEQKDAKQGGGPSKAQKRRDKKAAAEKERERRIAEAEVENLSGLRHQEGLKLSQKLVERQLQIREISSDGHCMYRAVEDQLGQHGLGLTLKDLRAQTAQHMRSHTDDFLPFLTNTNTGDMYTPDEFDKYCSDVADTAAWGGQLELRALTQVLQRPIEVLQADSPAIMIGEEFDKSPITLMLVPFTCVMRTDWENTTTQWKV